Proteins from one Oscillatoria nigro-viridis PCC 7112 genomic window:
- a CDS encoding Ig-like domain-containing protein, producing MPSAVPLVIIPPPTPTPEPEPETPEPETPEPETPEPETPTPTPTPTPTPPTPPSGDDTIGDIDDTGGGGQGTSPAVIGGVVRGTESNDSLAGSPGPDVISGLQGNDTLQGVGGDDLLFGNDDDDVLFGNEGNDVLDGGSGLDTLYGGKDNDSIEGANNPDLLYGNDGNDTVIGGEGRDTAYGGKGSDSLRGGSGDDSFLGDRGDDILWGDEGNDSLFGGDGEDLVFGNEGGDWLYGNAGGDTFFSGDGDDIVFGGDGDDIVDGGAGNDVLWGEAGKDIMAGGEGRDVFVIGAFSSPSGSSNGTNPAFVTTGGPDIADADIFTDFRQGEDLIGLSGDLKFEDLVIFQSTDTKAGSTIIRNGVSGDFLAVLPGVDSRTLGRSSFVIAPTVPGSATPLPLPTPTDSPTPTPTPTATPTPTPTASPTPTPTPTASPTPTPTASPTPTPTEPVPTFPTPTANPTPTFPTPTASPTPTASPTPILNQPPKAVNDNFTTVAGQQLTLNVLLNDTDAEQSALTVTTFSPASKGTLVPVGGGVFKYTPNQGFSGTDSFSYSISDGNGGTSQAVATIRVSSPPQLVINDGVVVAKSNPTQTITAADLLVTDPDNTPSEIVYTITKAPDATRGFVQRGTTFLNVGGKFTQDDINNNIVKYNLLATGGSDSFTFTASDGSATLEPISFSITVVDNIVDRSALPASSFTGSNLSDFILGGAGDDTLSGGDGNDIIDGSGGNDLEFGDAGNDSVVGAIGNDTLDGGLGNDTVDGQDGIDSLIGGLGNDLMFGGNDNDILLGGDNNDTIDGGTGNDSILGESGDDSILGGAGIDTLLGGIGDDSLDGGAGDDILDGGLGRNLLDGGINNDSISGGDNDDTILGGEGNDTGLGGSGSDYMLGEAGSDSLLGQAGDDTLDGGAGSDCLSGGFGNDLVLGGDDNDSLSGGAGNDILGGGNGSDLLTGDAGNDFFYYETPSEGVDVIADFNTNGSETDRFLFRSSNFAGLTNSGTTLDFTSFIVRNIGSSGDDISKQSVILFESKFDNAQAVNAVLKNQKGSSKAGAFFVYLNNTFNKYVLGFDPNVADDSLPAFDLAVLNSIPTVPGALSTVITASDFKFI from the coding sequence ATGCCAAGTGCAGTGCCATTAGTAATTATACCACCTCCAACACCAACACCAGAACCAGAACCAGAGACGCCAGAACCAGAGACGCCAGAACCAGAGACGCCAGAACCAGAGACGCCAACACCAACTCCGACTCCGACTCCAACACCTCCAACACCTCCCTCCGGGGACGACACAATTGGCGACATAGACGACACAGGGGGCGGAGGCCAAGGTACCTCGCCCGCAGTCATCGGCGGCGTAGTCCGCGGCACAGAAAGCAACGACTCCTTAGCTGGCAGTCCCGGCCCCGACGTGATTTCCGGGCTGCAAGGCAACGACACGTTGCAAGGAGTCGGAGGCGACGACTTACTATTTGGCAACGACGATGACGACGTGCTGTTCGGCAATGAGGGCAACGACGTTCTTGACGGCGGTTCAGGACTCGATACCCTGTACGGAGGCAAAGATAACGACTCCATCGAGGGGGCAAATAACCCTGACCTGCTGTATGGCAATGACGGCAACGACACGGTAATCGGAGGCGAAGGCAGAGACACGGCTTACGGCGGCAAAGGCAGCGACAGCTTGCGTGGCGGTTCTGGCGACGATAGCTTTTTGGGCGATCGAGGCGACGACATCCTCTGGGGCGACGAAGGTAACGACTCGCTCTTCGGCGGCGATGGCGAAGACTTGGTATTTGGCAACGAAGGAGGCGACTGGCTCTACGGAAACGCCGGCGGGGATACATTTTTTTCCGGCGACGGCGACGACATCGTATTCGGCGGCGACGGCGATGACATCGTGGACGGCGGTGCTGGCAACGACGTTCTTTGGGGCGAAGCAGGCAAAGACATAATGGCAGGAGGCGAAGGCAGAGATGTCTTCGTCATCGGTGCCTTCAGTTCCCCCAGCGGCAGCAGCAACGGCACTAACCCGGCATTTGTCACCACCGGCGGCCCCGACATCGCCGATGCCGACATTTTCACAGACTTTCGCCAAGGCGAAGATTTAATCGGGTTGAGCGGCGACCTCAAGTTTGAAGATTTGGTAATCTTCCAAAGCACCGACACCAAAGCCGGCAGCACGATTATTCGCAACGGCGTCAGCGGGGACTTTTTAGCAGTATTGCCCGGAGTGGACAGCCGAACCCTAGGGCGAAGCTCTTTTGTAATTGCCCCCACAGTTCCCGGCAGCGCCACTCCGCTTCCCCTACCGACGCCGACAGACAGTCCGACACCGACGCCGACGCCGACAGCCACTCCGACACCGACGCCGACAGCCAGTCCGACACCGACGCCGACGCCGACAGCCAGTCCGACACCGACGCCGACAGCCAGTCCGACACCAACGCCGACAGAGCCGGTGCCGACGTTCCCGACGCCGACAGCAAATCCGACGCCGACGTTCCCAACGCCGACAGCAAGTCCGACGCCGACAGCAAGTCCGACGCCCATCCTCAACCAACCTCCAAAAGCAGTTAACGACAACTTCACCACGGTTGCGGGTCAACAACTCACTCTCAACGTTCTGTTGAACGACACTGACGCGGAGCAAAGCGCTTTGACTGTCACGACTTTTAGTCCAGCAAGCAAAGGGACCCTGGTTCCCGTGGGCGGCGGCGTATTCAAATACACCCCGAATCAGGGCTTCTCGGGTACTGACAGCTTCAGCTACTCGATCTCAGACGGTAACGGTGGCACAAGTCAGGCGGTAGCAACCATCCGCGTCAGCAGCCCGCCGCAGCTAGTAATTAACGACGGTGTGGTGGTTGCCAAAAGTAATCCTACCCAGACAATCACCGCTGCGGATTTGTTAGTGACAGATCCCGACAACACGCCGTCGGAAATCGTTTACACGATTACTAAAGCCCCCGATGCTACCAGAGGTTTTGTCCAAAGGGGCACCACCTTTCTCAACGTCGGCGGCAAATTCACGCAAGACGATATCAACAACAACATCGTCAAATACAACTTGCTGGCGACAGGTGGCAGCGACAGTTTCACGTTTACAGCCTCCGACGGATCTGCAACTCTCGAACCGATATCCTTCAGCATCACGGTTGTAGATAATATTGTCGATCGCAGCGCACTCCCGGCCAGCAGCTTTACAGGCAGCAACCTCAGCGACTTCATCCTCGGCGGGGCCGGCGACGATACCCTCTCTGGGGGCGACGGCAACGACATTATCGATGGCAGTGGCGGCAACGACCTCGAATTTGGTGACGCAGGCAACGACTCGGTGGTGGGTGCGATCGGCAACGACACCCTCGACGGCGGACTGGGCAACGACACCGTTGACGGCCAAGACGGCATAGACTCGCTGATCGGCGGACTGGGCAACGACCTGATGTTCGGCGGCAATGACAATGACATCCTCTTGGGCGGTGACAACAACGACACCATTGACGGCGGGACAGGCAATGACTCGATATTGGGAGAATCCGGCGACGACTCGATACTTGGTGGCGCCGGGATTGACACCTTACTTGGTGGCATTGGCGACGACTCCCTCGACGGCGGTGCAGGCGACGACATCCTCGACGGTGGACTGGGCAGAAACTTGCTCGACGGCGGTATCAATAACGATTCCATATCCGGCGGCGACAACGATGACACGATTTTGGGTGGAGAAGGCAACGACACGGGACTCGGAGGTTCGGGCAGTGACTACATGTTGGGCGAGGCCGGCAGCGACTCCCTGTTAGGCCAAGCGGGCGACGACACTCTCGACGGCGGTGCCGGCAGCGACTGTCTCAGCGGTGGCTTCGGCAACGACTTGGTATTGGGCGGCGATGACAACGACTCGCTTTCCGGCGGTGCGGGCAATGACATTTTGGGCGGTGGCAACGGTTCTGACTTGCTCACGGGCGATGCTGGCAATGATTTCTTCTACTACGAAACTCCCAGCGAAGGCGTGGACGTGATTGCTGACTTTAACACTAACGGCAGCGAGACCGACAGATTTTTGTTCAGGTCGTCAAATTTCGCAGGTTTAACCAACTCAGGAACTACTCTCGATTTCACCAGTTTTATCGTTAGGAATATCGGGTCTAGCGGCGACGACATCAGCAAGCAATCAGTCATTTTGTTTGAATCTAAATTTGACAACGCTCAAGCAGTAAATGCAGTGTTGAAGAATCAAAAGGGTTCGAGCAAAGCGGGAGCTTTCTTCGTGTACCTGAACAATACTTTTAACAAGTACGTTCTCGGCTTCGACCCGAATGTGGCAGATGACAGTCTCCCAGCTTTCGATTTGGCAGTGTTGAATTCTATTCCTACAG